The proteins below are encoded in one region of Rana temporaria chromosome 2, aRanTem1.1, whole genome shotgun sequence:
- the LOC120928754 gene encoding olfactory receptor 52K1-like → MYFLISLLFGVNIFCTTTVLPKFLLGLSFDMNQILLEGCIVQMFFIYFMSAIESGVLLMMALDRFVAICKPLRYNTIMTQHLLAQLVLLAVVQGIVLVVPIVVLTSRVRFCRSNVILNFVCENMGLLSLACDDISKVHVAGFLSKVIFTLVDFGLLVGSYSYILYTAMKIVVGKARHKALHTCLTHVTVAMLIYLCSLITSIVYRMRTHISYDVKNLFNAIYLLLPALANPFIYGVGVKEIRQCLLKSWKTKNTSLFS, encoded by the coding sequence ATGTACTTCCTCATATCCCTCCTCTTCGGTGTCAATATTTTCTGCACCACGACCGTCCTGCCGAAGTTTCTTCTCGGCTTATCATTCGATATGAACCAGATCCTTCTGGAAGGCTGCATAGTTCAGATGTTTTTCATTTACTTTATGAGTGCTATTGAGTCGGGAGTCCTCCTGATGATGGCCCTGGATAGGTTTGTAGCCATCTGTAAGCCTCTGAGATACAACACCATCATGACCCAACATTTACTCGCCCAGTTGGTTCTCCTCGCCGTAGTTCAAGGCATTGTCCTCGTTGTTCCAATCGTCGTACTGACTTCCAGGGTCCGTTTCTGTAGATCCAACGTCATTCTGAATTTTGTTTGTGAGAACATGGGGCTTCTGAGTCTGGCCTGTGATGACATCTCCAAAGTTCATGTGGCGGGATTTTTGAGTAAGGTCATTTTTACGCTAGTGGATTTCGGTCTCCTTGTGGGGTCCTATTCTTATATTTTATACACGGCCATGAAGATAGTTGTTGGGAAAGCTCGTCACAAGGCCTTACACACCTGCCTCACCCATGTGACTGTGGCCATGCTTATCTACCTCTGTTCACTTATAACATCCATCGTGTACAGAATGCGTACACACATTTCCTACGACGTCAAGAACCTCTTCAATGCCATCTATCTCCTGCTTCCAGCCCTTGCCAATCCCTTTATATATGGCGTAGGGGTCAAAGAGATCAGACAATGCCTCCTCAAATCATGGAAGACCAAGAATACGAGTCTCTTTTCATAA